A part of Myxococcus stipitatus genomic DNA contains:
- a CDS encoding DUF3006 domain-containing protein, giving the protein MTVGCVVGLVGPLQVDVLEDARARVVRLDTGQDCTVERWALPTGVREGDVVVDGRLEPEATERRRQEVALRRARLAVPVPPGLEL; this is encoded by the coding sequence ATGACGGTGGGGTGCGTGGTGGGCCTGGTCGGGCCCCTTCAGGTGGACGTGTTGGAGGACGCGCGGGCGCGGGTGGTGCGGCTGGACACCGGACAGGACTGCACGGTGGAACGGTGGGCCCTGCCGACGGGGGTCCGTGAAGGGGACGTGGTGGTGGACGGGCGGCTGGAGCCGGAGGCGACAGAGAGGCGGCGCCAGGAGGTGGCGCTGAGGAGGGCCCGCCTGGCCGTCCCCGTTCCACCGGGGCTGGAGCTGTGA
- a CDS encoding lysophospholipid acyltransferase family protein, whose protein sequence is MLERLGDRVKKGLREWTDRLANEEQKERLQALARPQNEYGVDPFGYNLDFSLSAVAPFLWLYRNYFRVETFGIEKVPAGRVLLVSNHSGQLPLDGAMIGVSMMLEANPPRAIRSMVEKWVPSLPYVSTFMARMGQIVGTPENCRRLLESDEAILVFPEGQRGISKLWPQRYQLQEFGLGFMRLALETRTPIVPVAVVGAEEQAPALMDLKPVAKLFGFPAFPVTPTGLPIPLPTKYRIYYGDPMHFTGRPDDEDSELDKKVRTVKASIQSMLHQGLKERRGVFW, encoded by the coding sequence ATGCTGGAGCGTCTGGGCGACAGAGTGAAGAAGGGCCTGCGGGAGTGGACCGACCGGCTGGCCAACGAGGAGCAGAAGGAGCGGCTCCAGGCCCTGGCGCGGCCTCAGAACGAGTACGGGGTCGACCCGTTCGGCTACAACCTCGACTTCAGCCTGTCGGCGGTGGCCCCCTTCCTGTGGCTGTACCGCAACTACTTCCGCGTGGAGACCTTCGGCATCGAGAAGGTCCCCGCCGGCCGCGTGCTGCTGGTGTCCAACCACTCCGGCCAGCTCCCGCTCGACGGCGCCATGATTGGCGTCTCCATGATGCTGGAGGCCAACCCGCCGCGCGCCATCCGCAGCATGGTGGAGAAGTGGGTGCCGTCGCTGCCCTACGTCTCCACCTTCATGGCCCGCATGGGCCAGATTGTCGGCACGCCGGAGAACTGCCGGCGCCTCCTGGAGTCGGACGAGGCCATCCTCGTGTTCCCGGAAGGGCAGCGCGGCATCAGCAAGCTGTGGCCCCAGCGCTACCAGCTCCAGGAGTTCGGCCTGGGCTTCATGCGCCTGGCGCTGGAGACGCGCACCCCCATCGTCCCGGTGGCCGTCGTCGGCGCGGAGGAGCAGGCCCCCGCGCTCATGGACCTCAAGCCCGTGGCGAAGCTGTTCGGGTTCCCCGCCTTCCCCGTCACCCCCACGGGCCTGCCCATCCCGCTGCCCACCAAGTACCGCATCTACTACGGCGACCCGATGCACTTCACCGGCCGGCCGGACGACGAGGACAGCGAGCTGGACAAGAAGGTCCGCACGGTGAAGGCCTCCATCCAGTCCATGCTCCACCAGGGCCTCAAGGAACGCCGGGGCGTGTTCTGGTGA
- a CDS encoding tetratricopeptide repeat protein — MAKSMVERYEQLLRQDPTSSVFVELAKALLEKGDAARAIEVCEQGISHHPSSTVGRVLWGKALIHLGRPAEAMEQFDRAIAIEKDNPYAYNLIGEVLLQRGLYRSALPILRKAVALQPNDGRVKLWLEQAQQALAGGPAPVFADLMGLEKPEEPEAEGGAKPDEDHAGTHPTVAPMAAARLRAAALGDAAKAAASAPVAGARAPAARAAADLASAAGQGSVAESESAATVEPPVARDSLGLIDRPVPEGALGPQLPSLDLSLSDEDDAASSDASGAAADAPARPDADAADPSERGAAPSDAGDGAPPSESAPSGESTGELPLLRTSEFTTAKPVIPASEAEPTGELPLLRTSEFTTAKPVIPASGGGLLGDLPPPEPTGAAPVAARASQPARGSGSKRSLLDDIPDAAEASPQAAREKAPKQDTEALTAAYEKELRQKLAREAAKTSFIKRNGVKVAAGVTLALVLGVVVVGFLKVRANAGGQTLNEALSRAEDLITQDTRASLDGALEQLGRAREMDEGSSRAWALTAWARALRFSDHGMSPEDRQLALEALEKPGVKEAAPGLVLATNVLVADDRGREPARRALLAATEEGTEVQALAGSLYLAAKDEKKALERFDRALRASPSNVRALVALGGYYLGAEDYPHAIEMFEKARTRSPSHPVARLGQAEARLALEQDLPAALADVEPLAKDALLPASLKPRLDLTQGRLLSAVGRHDEARALLGKGTQGPLAFDFQLALAAASRAAGKLDAAQAAYEAALKSQPKSEEAREGLGRTLLDRDRERDVLTRLEAEGGRKVAMVRGAALVRLGDWKKARAELARTRVNDRYPPEAVSLLALVDAAEGNASQARELLEKALQASKRPRNDMRVALGQVYWRERAFDKAQKQFQEAQKDPRDYEASCSLGRLLLSRGLPDMALEPLTQAVERNGSHGEARDALGRTLLALGRTPEALKQFEAWQLDNPGSAAAHKGFALALFHAGRRKDAEGAVGRATKLAGEDAEAHRLRAAILFASGDAKGGFAALERANKLDPKDPDTFCEIAHAFLRQGNVDNADAAFAAARREGPDATCGRVGELYVQLPGGGKPAARTLEDLATRAPTVWDKAFARAAMARALLGAGALKEAREAADEAVRLAPFEGRSYLALGLVAAKQRQEAVAKSALAKAVELEPTDGPAHLALADVLVRESGELARAVASYETYLLLAGDAEEAGRVKKMLPALKKKAARSP; from the coding sequence ATGGCCAAGTCGATGGTGGAGCGATACGAGCAGCTCCTCCGGCAGGACCCCACTTCATCCGTCTTCGTCGAGCTGGCCAAGGCCCTGTTGGAAAAAGGGGATGCGGCACGCGCCATCGAGGTGTGTGAGCAGGGGATTTCCCACCACCCGTCCTCGACGGTGGGCCGGGTGTTGTGGGGCAAGGCCCTCATCCACCTGGGGCGTCCCGCGGAGGCGATGGAGCAGTTCGACCGGGCCATCGCCATCGAGAAGGACAACCCCTACGCGTACAACCTGATTGGCGAGGTGCTGTTGCAGCGCGGGCTGTACCGCTCGGCGCTGCCCATCCTCCGCAAGGCGGTGGCGCTGCAGCCCAACGACGGTCGAGTGAAGTTGTGGCTGGAGCAGGCCCAGCAGGCCCTGGCCGGGGGGCCCGCGCCCGTGTTCGCGGACCTGATGGGGCTGGAGAAGCCCGAGGAGCCGGAGGCCGAGGGCGGCGCGAAGCCCGACGAAGACCACGCGGGGACCCACCCGACGGTGGCGCCCATGGCGGCGGCGAGGTTGCGCGCGGCGGCGCTCGGGGACGCGGCGAAGGCGGCGGCGAGCGCGCCCGTCGCGGGCGCCCGGGCTCCGGCGGCCCGCGCCGCGGCGGACCTGGCGAGCGCTGCGGGGCAGGGGAGTGTCGCGGAGTCGGAGTCCGCGGCGACTGTCGAGCCGCCCGTCGCGAGGGACTCGCTGGGGTTGATCGACCGGCCCGTGCCCGAAGGGGCGCTCGGGCCGCAGCTGCCCAGCCTCGACCTGTCGCTGTCCGACGAGGACGACGCGGCCTCCTCGGACGCGTCCGGGGCTGCGGCGGACGCGCCCGCGCGGCCGGACGCCGACGCGGCGGACCCGTCCGAGCGCGGCGCGGCGCCTTCGGACGCCGGTGATGGGGCGCCCCCCTCGGAGTCGGCGCCCTCGGGGGAGTCCACCGGGGAGCTCCCGCTGCTGCGCACGAGCGAGTTCACCACGGCCAAGCCCGTCATCCCCGCCTCGGAGGCGGAGCCCACCGGGGAGCTGCCGCTGCTGCGCACGAGCGAGTTCACCACGGCCAAGCCCGTCATCCCCGCCTCGGGGGGAGGGCTGCTCGGGGACCTGCCCCCGCCGGAGCCCACGGGCGCCGCGCCCGTCGCCGCGCGGGCGTCCCAGCCGGCTCGGGGCTCGGGCTCGAAGCGCTCGCTGCTCGATGACATCCCGGACGCCGCGGAGGCGTCCCCCCAGGCGGCGCGGGAGAAGGCGCCCAAGCAGGACACGGAGGCGCTCACCGCCGCGTACGAGAAGGAGCTGCGCCAGAAGCTGGCGCGCGAGGCGGCCAAGACGTCGTTCATCAAGCGCAACGGCGTGAAGGTGGCCGCCGGCGTCACGCTGGCGCTGGTGCTCGGGGTGGTGGTGGTCGGCTTCCTCAAGGTCCGCGCGAACGCGGGCGGGCAGACGCTCAACGAGGCGCTGTCCCGCGCCGAGGACCTCATCACCCAGGACACCCGGGCGTCGTTGGATGGCGCGCTGGAGCAGCTGGGCCGCGCGCGGGAGATGGACGAGGGCAGCAGCCGCGCGTGGGCGCTCACCGCGTGGGCGCGCGCGCTGCGCTTCTCCGACCACGGGATGTCTCCGGAGGACCGCCAGCTCGCGCTGGAGGCGCTGGAGAAGCCCGGCGTGAAGGAGGCGGCGCCGGGGCTGGTGCTCGCCACCAACGTGCTCGTCGCGGACGACCGGGGGCGGGAGCCCGCGCGCCGCGCGTTGCTCGCCGCCACCGAGGAGGGCACGGAGGTGCAGGCGCTCGCGGGCAGCCTGTACCTGGCGGCGAAGGACGAGAAGAAGGCGCTCGAGCGCTTCGACCGCGCGCTACGGGCCTCGCCGTCCAACGTGCGCGCCCTGGTGGCGCTGGGGGGCTACTACCTCGGCGCGGAGGACTACCCTCACGCCATCGAGATGTTCGAGAAGGCGCGCACCCGCTCGCCCTCGCACCCCGTGGCGCGGCTGGGACAGGCGGAGGCCCGGCTCGCGCTGGAGCAGGACCTGCCCGCGGCGCTCGCGGACGTGGAGCCCCTGGCGAAGGACGCGCTGTTGCCCGCCTCGCTCAAGCCTCGCCTCGACCTGACGCAGGGGAGGCTGTTGTCCGCCGTCGGCCGCCACGACGAGGCGCGCGCGCTGCTGGGCAAGGGGACGCAGGGGCCGCTGGCCTTCGATTTCCAGCTCGCGCTGGCCGCCGCCAGCCGCGCCGCCGGCAAGCTGGACGCGGCGCAGGCCGCGTACGAGGCCGCGCTCAAGTCGCAGCCCAAGAGCGAGGAGGCCCGCGAGGGGCTGGGGCGGACGCTGCTGGACCGCGACCGCGAGCGCGACGTGCTGACGCGCCTGGAGGCGGAGGGCGGGCGCAAGGTGGCCATGGTGCGCGGCGCGGCCCTCGTCCGGCTGGGCGACTGGAAGAAGGCGCGCGCGGAGCTCGCGCGCACCCGGGTGAACGACCGCTACCCGCCGGAGGCCGTGTCGCTGCTGGCCCTGGTCGATGCCGCGGAGGGCAACGCCTCCCAGGCCCGCGAGCTGCTGGAGAAGGCGCTCCAGGCCTCGAAGCGCCCGCGCAACGACATGCGCGTCGCGCTGGGGCAGGTGTACTGGCGCGAGCGCGCGTTCGACAAGGCGCAGAAGCAGTTCCAGGAGGCGCAGAAGGACCCGCGCGACTACGAGGCCTCGTGCTCGCTGGGGCGGCTGCTGCTGTCGCGCGGCCTGCCGGACATGGCCCTCGAGCCGCTGACGCAGGCGGTGGAGCGCAACGGTTCGCACGGCGAGGCGCGCGACGCGCTGGGCCGCACGCTGCTGGCGCTGGGCCGCACCCCGGAGGCCCTCAAGCAGTTCGAGGCGTGGCAGCTCGACAACCCGGGCAGCGCCGCCGCGCACAAGGGCTTCGCGCTGGCCCTGTTCCACGCGGGGCGCCGCAAGGACGCCGAGGGCGCGGTGGGCCGCGCCACGAAGCTGGCCGGCGAGGACGCCGAGGCGCACCGGCTGCGGGCCGCCATCCTCTTCGCGTCGGGCGACGCGAAGGGCGGCTTCGCCGCGCTGGAGCGCGCCAACAAGCTGGACCCGAAGGACCCGGACACCTTCTGCGAGATTGCCCACGCCTTCCTGCGCCAGGGCAACGTGGACAACGCGGACGCGGCCTTCGCGGCGGCGCGGCGCGAGGGGCCGGACGCGACGTGCGGCCGGGTGGGCGAGCTGTATGTCCAGCTCCCCGGTGGCGGCAAGCCGGCGGCCCGGACGCTGGAGGACCTGGCCACGCGCGCGCCCACCGTCTGGGACAAGGCCTTCGCGCGGGCCGCCATGGCGCGGGCGCTGCTCGGGGCGGGGGCGCTCAAGGAGGCGCGCGAGGCCGCGGACGAGGCGGTGCGGCTGGCGCCCTTCGAGGGCCGCTCGTACCTGGCGCTGGGCCTGGTGGCCGCGAAGCAGCGTCAGGAGGCGGTGGCGAAGAGCGCGCTGGCGAAGGCGGTGGAGCTGGAGCCCACGGACGGGCCGGCCCACCTGGCCCTGGCCGACGTGCTGGTGCGGGAGTCCGGGGAGCTGGCCCGCGCGGTGGCCTCCTACGAGACCTACCTCCTGCTCGCGGGTGACGCGGAGGAGGCCGGGCGCGTGAAGAAGATGCTCCCCGCGCTCAAGAAGAAGGCGGCTCGTTCTCCGTGA
- a CDS encoding SDR family oxidoreductase, with protein sequence MRPAVVVTGISGNLGRTLAKLLHKHERIIGIDRRPFAGRPKDVEMYELDLRKKKAEDVFRKNEVRAVIHMGIMHDPRMSEEEHHSFNVVGTTRLLEYCAKYGVKKVVVLSSANVYGPSPDNSNFLTEDAPLMAASRFSGVRDLIEVDMLAHGFFWKHPHIETVILRPVHIVGPTIKNAPSNYLRLRHPWVLAGFDPMVQLIHVEDVARAMVEALRPEPKGVYNVVGPGEVPLSAVMRELGNTPIPVPHPVARPLLGMLFKYRLANFPPPELDHIQFLCAVDGGRWVKDVAWKPRHSMRETIRSIQGD encoded by the coding sequence ATGAGACCGGCCGTCGTCGTCACGGGCATCAGCGGCAACCTCGGCCGCACCCTCGCGAAGCTCCTCCACAAGCACGAGCGCATCATCGGCATCGACCGGCGCCCCTTCGCGGGCCGGCCGAAAGACGTGGAGATGTACGAGCTGGACCTGCGCAAGAAGAAGGCGGAGGACGTCTTCCGCAAGAACGAGGTCCGCGCCGTCATCCACATGGGCATCATGCATGACCCCCGGATGAGCGAGGAGGAGCACCACTCGTTCAACGTCGTGGGCACCACGCGCCTGTTGGAGTACTGCGCGAAGTACGGCGTGAAGAAGGTCGTCGTCCTCTCGTCCGCCAACGTCTACGGCCCCAGCCCGGACAACTCCAACTTCCTCACCGAGGACGCGCCGCTCATGGCGGCCAGCCGCTTCTCCGGCGTGAGGGACCTCATCGAAGTGGACATGCTCGCGCATGGCTTCTTCTGGAAGCACCCCCACATCGAGACGGTGATTCTGCGGCCGGTCCACATCGTCGGGCCCACCATCAAGAACGCGCCGTCCAACTACCTGCGCCTGCGTCACCCCTGGGTGCTGGCCGGCTTCGACCCCATGGTGCAGCTCATCCACGTGGAGGACGTCGCCCGCGCCATGGTGGAGGCCCTGCGGCCGGAGCCCAAGGGCGTCTACAACGTCGTCGGCCCGGGCGAGGTGCCCCTGTCCGCGGTGATGCGCGAGCTGGGCAACACCCCCATCCCCGTGCCCCACCCCGTCGCCCGGCCCCTGCTGGGCATGCTCTTCAAGTACCGGCTCGCCAACTTCCCGCCCCCGGAGCTGGACCACATCCAGTTCCTGTGCGCCGTGGACGGTGGCCGCTGGGTGAAGGACGTGGCCTGGAAGCCCCGCCACTCCATGCGGGAGACGATCCGCTCCATCCAGGGCGACTAG
- the radC gene encoding RadC family protein codes for MGGACEGDGVVGEGSVRGEGPDGVEQSRERLFRLGAQALTDPELLCVLWGATAARSRDGLRVAGALLSCRGGLRALVQAEPVELSAMPGVGPTRAARMLAALELGRRVQRSPERRPKLRTPREIHGYLGPVLGPLRREVFHVLCFNARNVLVHDARVAEGTMNACPVDPREVFASALVSRATAIVLAHNHPSGDPEPSVQDVALTRHLVSAARLLNIKVLDHVVVGDGRYVSFMERGLLAEVESEVGRAWGAAGGG; via the coding sequence ATGGGCGGGGCGTGTGAGGGCGACGGGGTGGTGGGCGAGGGGTCGGTGAGGGGCGAGGGCCCTGATGGCGTGGAGCAGTCGCGGGAGCGGCTGTTCCGGCTGGGGGCACAGGCCCTCACCGACCCGGAGCTGTTGTGCGTGCTGTGGGGCGCGACGGCGGCGCGCTCGAGGGATGGGCTGCGGGTGGCCGGCGCGCTGCTGTCCTGTCGCGGGGGGCTCCGGGCGCTGGTGCAGGCGGAGCCGGTGGAGCTGTCGGCCATGCCAGGGGTGGGGCCCACGCGCGCGGCGCGGATGCTGGCGGCGTTGGAGCTGGGACGGCGGGTGCAGCGCTCGCCGGAGCGGCGGCCCAAGCTGCGCACGCCCCGGGAGATTCACGGGTACCTGGGGCCGGTGCTGGGGCCCCTGCGGCGCGAGGTGTTCCACGTGCTGTGCTTCAACGCGCGCAACGTGCTGGTGCATGACGCGCGCGTGGCGGAGGGCACGATGAACGCGTGTCCGGTGGACCCGCGCGAGGTGTTCGCCTCGGCGCTCGTGTCACGGGCCACCGCCATCGTCCTCGCGCACAACCATCCGTCGGGAGATCCGGAGCCGAGCGTGCAGGACGTGGCGCTCACGCGGCACCTGGTGTCGGCGGCGCGGCTGTTGAACATCAAGGTGCTCGACCACGTGGTGGTGGGGGACGGGCGCTACGTGTCGTTCATGGAGCGGGGGCTGTTGGCGGAGGTGGAGTCGGAGGTGGGGCGCGCGTGGGGCGCGGCGGGAGGAGGTTGA
- a CDS encoding RecQ family ATP-dependent DNA helicase, which translates to MVNMRAMPLTLPHFEQAQQGLVRHFGLTAFRPGQAEVISTVLSGRNTVVVMPTGAGKSLCYQLPATLLPGLTLVVSPLIALMKDQVEQLTARGISATFINSSLSDLERAERMRRLRAGEYKLLYIAPERFRSTSFLQTLTDVGVDLFAVDEAHCISQWGHDFRPEYSQLGQVRKRLRPPRTVALTATATPEVRADIIRVLLMKEPREFAMGFDRPNLFLGKQEVGGDSDRHEACARLAQQGGSGIVYCSTRRAAEGVFSELHARKLKTVLYHAGMDDDARRRAQDTFMSAQEAVAVATNAFGMGIDKPDIRFVAHANIPRAIEAYYQEIGRAGRDGGEARAILLFNHSDVFTQERLIQGNHPSEVVLADIWNVLQSVEEFEKGVHALAGMVNASEFEVSAALRIFERDGKLERGGRGEGEHGVTLTEKAPTAQPHAPDAQRLLKSLLETFPVGRQVTTELPILARRTGLSVDEVRHALGLLEKSGAAKVRRPFSGRSIRALQRVPFRELGMDLSRVREQERQNLQLLRRMTDYAYADRESRCRRATLLRYFGQEGVEASCGNCDVCAPRKMPVLLTGGPSASRARAASAAPPVLNYSELASTELRRWRKELSKDLGVAPFIIFNDATLLGLAAALPIDRDAFLSVKGTGESRWERFGPKVVEICLMARAAGHEPQAAPTSPVRARKPRVRRAGSAD; encoded by the coding sequence ATGGTGAACATGCGCGCGATGCCGTTGACCCTGCCCCACTTCGAGCAAGCCCAGCAGGGTCTGGTGCGCCACTTCGGCCTGACGGCGTTCAGGCCGGGGCAGGCCGAGGTCATCTCCACCGTGCTGAGCGGTCGCAACACGGTGGTGGTCATGCCCACCGGCGCGGGCAAGAGCCTGTGCTACCAGCTCCCCGCCACGCTGTTGCCGGGCCTGACGCTGGTGGTGTCACCGCTCATCGCGCTGATGAAGGACCAGGTGGAGCAGCTCACCGCGCGAGGCATCTCCGCCACCTTCATCAACTCCTCGCTGTCGGACCTGGAGCGCGCGGAGCGGATGCGCCGGCTGCGCGCGGGCGAGTACAAGCTGCTGTACATCGCGCCCGAGCGCTTCCGCAGCACGAGCTTCCTGCAGACGCTCACGGACGTGGGCGTCGACCTGTTCGCCGTCGACGAAGCGCACTGCATCTCCCAGTGGGGCCACGACTTCCGGCCGGAGTATTCGCAGCTGGGCCAGGTCCGCAAGCGCCTGCGGCCCCCGCGCACGGTGGCGCTCACCGCGACGGCGACCCCGGAGGTGCGCGCGGACATCATCCGCGTGCTCCTGATGAAGGAGCCCCGGGAGTTCGCCATGGGCTTCGACCGGCCCAACCTCTTCCTGGGCAAGCAGGAGGTGGGTGGAGACTCGGACCGGCACGAGGCCTGCGCGCGGCTGGCGCAGCAGGGCGGCAGCGGCATCGTCTATTGCTCCACGCGGCGAGCGGCGGAAGGCGTGTTCTCGGAGCTGCACGCGCGCAAGCTGAAGACGGTGCTGTACCACGCGGGCATGGACGACGACGCGCGGCGCCGGGCACAGGACACCTTCATGTCCGCGCAGGAGGCGGTGGCGGTCGCCACCAACGCCTTCGGCATGGGCATCGACAAGCCGGACATCCGCTTCGTCGCGCACGCCAACATCCCCCGCGCCATCGAGGCGTACTACCAGGAGATTGGCCGCGCGGGGCGCGACGGCGGGGAGGCGCGGGCCATCCTCCTGTTCAACCACTCGGACGTGTTCACCCAGGAGCGGCTCATCCAGGGCAACCATCCCTCCGAGGTGGTGCTGGCGGACATCTGGAACGTGCTCCAGTCCGTGGAGGAGTTCGAGAAGGGCGTGCACGCGCTGGCCGGCATGGTGAACGCCAGCGAGTTCGAGGTGTCCGCCGCGCTGCGCATCTTCGAGCGCGACGGGAAGCTGGAGCGCGGCGGACGCGGTGAAGGCGAGCACGGCGTGACGCTGACGGAGAAGGCCCCCACGGCGCAGCCCCACGCGCCGGACGCGCAGCGGCTGCTCAAGTCCCTGCTGGAGACGTTCCCCGTGGGGCGGCAGGTCACCACGGAGCTGCCCATCCTCGCCCGGCGCACGGGCCTGTCCGTCGACGAGGTGCGCCACGCCCTGGGCCTGCTGGAGAAGTCCGGCGCGGCCAAGGTGCGGCGGCCCTTCTCCGGGCGCTCCATCCGCGCCCTGCAGCGCGTCCCCTTCCGGGAGCTGGGCATGGACCTGAGCCGCGTGCGCGAGCAGGAGCGGCAGAACCTCCAGCTCCTGCGGCGGATGACGGACTACGCCTACGCGGACCGGGAGAGCCGGTGTCGCCGGGCCACCCTCCTGCGCTACTTCGGACAGGAGGGCGTGGAGGCGTCCTGCGGCAACTGCGACGTGTGCGCGCCCCGGAAGATGCCGGTGCTGCTGACGGGCGGCCCCTCCGCGTCGCGAGCGCGCGCCGCGTCGGCCGCGCCCCCCGTGCTCAACTACAGCGAGCTGGCGTCCACGGAGCTGCGGCGCTGGCGCAAGGAGCTGTCGAAGGACCTGGGCGTCGCGCCCTTCATCATCTTCAACGACGCCACGCTGCTGGGGCTGGCCGCGGCGCTCCCCATCGACCGGGACGCCTTCCTGTCGGTGAAGGGCACGGGGGAGAGCCGCTGGGAACGCTTCGGCCCCAAGGTGGTGGAGATCTGCCTCATGGCGCGGGCCGCGGGCCACGAGCCCCAGGCCGCGCCCACCAGCCCCGTGCGCGCGCGCAAGCCCCGGGTGCGTCGAGCCGGGAGCGCGGACTGA
- the trxB gene encoding thioredoxin-disulfide reductase has protein sequence MAEEKINKVTIIGSGPAGYTAAIYAARANLQPVVFAGGPTLDHPQRVPGGQLMVTTDVENYPGFPEAITGPELMERFQKQAERFGTVIHMENVVKVDFSKRPFLIEGESVSYRSETVIISTGATAKWLGVKGEDTYKNRGVSACATCDGAFFKNQDVIVVGGGDTAMEEATYLAKIVKHVTLVHRRDTLRASKVMQERALNNPKISFLWNSAVEEVVGNAKGMTGAVVRNLKTGDSQLLNVTGLFVAIGHTPNTELFQGVLETHQGGYLKTVPGSTRTNIPGVFACGDVQDSYYRQAITAAGTGCMAAIDAERWLIEHGE, from the coding sequence GTGGCGGAGGAGAAGATCAACAAGGTGACCATCATCGGCTCGGGGCCGGCGGGCTACACCGCGGCCATCTATGCCGCTCGTGCCAACCTGCAACCGGTGGTGTTCGCGGGCGGGCCCACGCTGGACCACCCTCAGCGCGTGCCCGGTGGGCAGCTCATGGTGACCACGGACGTGGAGAACTATCCGGGCTTCCCGGAGGCCATCACCGGTCCGGAGCTGATGGAGCGCTTCCAGAAGCAGGCGGAGCGCTTCGGCACGGTCATCCACATGGAGAACGTGGTGAAGGTGGACTTCAGCAAGCGCCCCTTCCTCATCGAGGGAGAGAGCGTCAGCTACCGCTCGGAGACGGTCATCATCTCCACCGGCGCCACCGCCAAGTGGCTGGGCGTCAAGGGCGAGGACACCTACAAGAACCGGGGCGTGTCCGCGTGCGCCACGTGTGACGGCGCGTTCTTCAAGAACCAGGACGTCATCGTGGTGGGCGGCGGCGACACGGCGATGGAGGAGGCGACGTACCTGGCGAAGATCGTCAAGCACGTCACCCTGGTCCACCGCCGCGACACGCTGCGCGCCTCCAAGGTCATGCAGGAGCGCGCGCTGAACAACCCCAAGATCTCCTTCCTGTGGAACTCCGCGGTGGAGGAGGTCGTGGGCAACGCCAAGGGCATGACGGGCGCGGTGGTGCGCAACCTGAAGACGGGTGACAGCCAGCTGCTCAACGTGACGGGCCTGTTCGTGGCCATCGGCCACACGCCGAACACGGAGCTGTTCCAGGGCGTGCTGGAGACGCACCAGGGCGGCTATCTGAAGACGGTGCCGGGCAGCACCCGCACCAACATCCCGGGCGTGTTCGCGTGCGGCGACGTGCAGGACAGCTACTACCGTCAGGCCATCACCGCCGCCGGCACCGGCTGCATGGCGGCCATCGACGCGGAGCGCTGGCTCATCGAGCACGGCGAGTAG
- a CDS encoding Crp/Fnr family transcriptional regulator: MDAELLKKVALFEGLTQGQLAKVAQLGHSRDYPASAFLFREGEVGHEMYVVARGKVRISKTVPGIGEEALAILEPGQYFGEMAVIEDSPRSADAIAHVSCTVWVIERSKLDQLMFTDKDLAYVLLWTFVRTLSERLRETNDKIKAFFAISRF; the protein is encoded by the coding sequence ATGGATGCCGAGCTCCTCAAGAAGGTTGCGCTGTTCGAGGGTTTGACCCAGGGCCAGCTCGCCAAGGTGGCGCAACTCGGCCACTCCAGGGACTACCCGGCGAGCGCCTTCCTGTTCCGCGAGGGGGAGGTCGGCCACGAGATGTACGTCGTCGCCCGGGGCAAGGTCCGCATCTCCAAGACGGTCCCCGGCATCGGCGAGGAGGCGCTCGCCATCCTGGAGCCCGGCCAATATTTCGGCGAGATGGCGGTAATCGAGGACTCTCCCCGCTCGGCGGACGCCATCGCCCACGTGTCCTGCACGGTCTGGGTCATCGAGAGGTCCAAGCTGGACCAGCTGATGTTCACCGACAAGGACCTGGCGTACGTGCTGCTGTGGACGTTCGTGCGGACGTTGAGCGAGCGGCTGCGCGAGACGAACGACAAGATCAAGGCGTTCTTCGCCATCTCCCGCTTCTGA